A part of Deinococcus aerolatus genomic DNA contains:
- a CDS encoding alpha/beta hydrolase — MTAQTRSTSSRSRLQTVRKASLLLTGLTLTLASCGSPAVTPPTPQPQTREQDKRTFTAVTPTFEAKTGAKIYQGIYDGLQGKAAYVIEIPANWNKQLVMYAHGYAGTGEKLNVQAPSLRDYWLGLGYAWAASSYSSNYYDVQSGVEDTNALALKFPELTGLTKPDKYLIMGVSMGGHVTSASVEKETLDTARNKVNYAAAMPVCGVLDEEYEFQWLGDYTLAAAQMAGYGASSYPQSDFQKLLPDIKAALFTDTSGPLWQVNSAQGAKLRELAKQLTGGERPVFNLGFSVGGLQNAVLGTGGSDGTLTGILARNFYGNTGVTYRWTTDATPTVAEKAFNDAILRVTADPAANPARQGALRWLPRVSGEINVPVLTLHTLGDFYVPFRHEQLYNKAVAANGKSGLLVQRAIRAPGHCDFAGPELVEGFNDLVAWEKTGQKPAGDDVTTPSVVADPNYGCKYTRTQRDGVALCPVAPPTSN; from the coding sequence ATGACTGCACAGACCCGTTCCACCTCTTCCCGTTCCCGCTTGCAGACCGTCCGCAAGGCGTCGCTCCTGCTGACCGGTCTGACCCTGACCCTGGCGAGCTGCGGCAGCCCCGCCGTGACCCCGCCCACGCCCCAGCCCCAGACCCGCGAGCAGGACAAGCGCACCTTTACGGCGGTGACACCCACCTTTGAGGCCAAGACGGGCGCGAAGATCTATCAGGGCATCTACGATGGGCTTCAGGGGAAGGCGGCCTACGTCATTGAAATCCCGGCGAACTGGAACAAGCAGCTGGTGATGTACGCCCACGGTTACGCAGGAACCGGTGAGAAACTGAATGTGCAGGCCCCTTCGCTGCGCGACTACTGGCTGGGACTGGGCTACGCCTGGGCCGCGAGCAGCTATTCCAGCAACTACTACGACGTGCAGTCCGGTGTGGAGGACACCAACGCGCTGGCCCTGAAGTTCCCCGAACTGACCGGGCTGACAAAACCCGACAAGTACCTGATCATGGGCGTGAGCATGGGCGGGCACGTGACGAGTGCATCGGTGGAAAAAGAAACGCTGGACACCGCCAGGAATAAAGTCAACTACGCTGCCGCCATGCCGGTATGCGGCGTGCTGGACGAGGAATACGAATTCCAGTGGCTGGGTGACTACACGCTGGCTGCCGCGCAGATGGCTGGTTACGGGGCCAGCAGCTACCCGCAGTCCGATTTCCAGAAGTTGCTGCCTGACATCAAGGCGGCGCTGTTTACCGACACCTCCGGGCCGCTGTGGCAGGTCAACAGCGCACAGGGTGCCAAATTGCGTGAGCTGGCCAAACAGCTGACCGGCGGCGAGCGGCCCGTGTTCAACCTGGGCTTCAGCGTGGGGGGCCTGCAAAATGCGGTGCTGGGCACTGGTGGCTCGGACGGCACGCTGACTGGTATCCTGGCCAGGAACTTTTACGGCAACACGGGCGTCACCTACCGCTGGACCACCGACGCCACCCCCACCGTTGCCGAGAAAGCCTTTAACGACGCAATCCTGCGCGTGACGGCGGACCCGGCGGCCAACCCGGCCCGCCAGGGCGCGCTGCGCTGGCTGCCGCGCGTCAGCGGCGAGATCAACGTGCCGGTGCTGACCCTGCACACCCTGGGCGACTTCTACGTGCCCTTCCGGCATGAGCAGCTTTACAACAAGGCCGTGGCCGCCAACGGCAAGTCCGGTCTGCTGGTGCAGCGCGCCATCCGGGCGCCGGGCCACTGCGACTTTGCCGGGCCGGAACTGGTGGAAGGCTTCAACGATCTGGTGGC